In one window of Ptiloglossa arizonensis isolate GNS036 chromosome 5, iyPtiAriz1_principal, whole genome shotgun sequence DNA:
- the Atg9 gene encoding autophagy-related protein 9 isoform X1, protein MKRETVITCVEPNRRAKTMTTVLDGSYQRMEPYDGEEEDGEDDDEHEETPQESGVIIHVVPEGNKARWNHIEDLDSFFTRMYHYHQKHGFACMMLQEMFELGQFIFVVTFSTFLFHCIDYSVLFKNKVTNSTSHKTSINDAILSTSECTASMNPITWICILVAANFWILRLIKVLYHFTQFWDIKQFFNTALKINDCDLDNLTWHEVQKRVREVQKEQEMCIHKRELTELDIYHRILRFKNYMVAMINKSLLPVRLKVPIIGEVIFMTRGLKYNMELLLFWGPWSPFENNWHLKGDYKKLNKRQELARTLSKHILWVGIANIVLCPLILLWQILYSFFNYGEIIKREPGTLGSRMWSLYGRLYLRHFNELDHELNARLNRAYRPASKYMSIFTSPVMTVIAKNVVFVAGSILVVLLILTVYDEDVLTVEHVLTTMTILGAIVAGARAFIPDENLVWCPETLLTAVLAHTHYRPDSWRGHAHTQSTRAQVAQLFQYRAIHLLEELVSPLLTPYILCFHMRQRALDIVDFYRNFTIEVTGVGDVCSFAQMDVRKHGNPMWQTVTQNTIEDRSAGYDNPYGVDREKLNIPMSNQYTQAEDGKTELSLIHFTLTNPDWKPPSHAENFVIALRERAKKEVQCIHSEINPLSSSLNSLSGLGPGYNDIVSNIIRSTMVIHQSIPSASNVFVNQPSTSSASVVIDESLNVKSNIFPHAIRRGLNKTEGPIYNEKGFLYGLQQGMSHQSLGTSVFESIQQLSAELSAPVELSAADISLSALYLHELHHRQIQRRGYDEMATKSIWQRNPVQELATLPEIRQERAPLLLHQDSSIRNSKESKYDLNAHLNSI, encoded by the exons atgaaacgagaaactgtcATTACCTGTGTAGAGCCAAACCGACGAGCAAAAACG ATGACAACGGTATTAGATGGCAGTTATCAACGTATGGAGCCGTACGATGGAGAGGAGGAAGATGGAGAAGATGACGACGAACACGAAGAAACACCTCAAGAGTCTGGCGTTATAATTCATGTAGTACCAGAAGGGAACAAAGCCAGATGGAATCACATAGAAGATCTGGATTCTTTTTTTACAAGAATGTACCATTATCACCAAAAGCATGGATTCGCGTGTATGATGttgcaagaaatgtttgaactaGGACAATTCATTTTTGTAGTTACATTTTCGACTTTTCTCTTTCATTGCATCGATTACTCCGTACTATTTAA gaATAAAGTAACCAATAGCACTTCGCACAAAACATCGATAAACGACGCCATATTGTCAACCAGCGAGTGCACAGCCTCTATGAATCCGATCACGTGGATTTGTATTTTAGTAGCCGCAAATTTTTGGATTTTACGTTTGATAAAAGTTTTATACCATTTCACGCAATTTTGGGATATAAAACAGTTTTTTAATACCGCTCTCAAAATCAACGATTGCGACTTGGATAATCTGACCTGGCACGAAGTTCAAAAGCGAGTCAGAGAAGTGCAGAAAGAACAAGAAATGTGTATTCATAAAAGGGAGCTTACCGAATTAGATATATACCATAGAATATTGAGATTTAAAAATTACATGGTGGCTATGATAAATAAATCCTTGCTGCCTGTACGGCTCAAAGTCCCTATTATAGGAGAAGTTATTTTCATGACAAGAGGACTAAAGTACAATATGGAATTGCTTTTATTTT GGGGGCCGTGGTCTCCGTTTGAAAACAATTGGCATCTCAAAGGAGATTACAAGAAGCTGAACAAAAGGCAGGAACTTGCAAGAACGCTGTCCAAACATATCTTGTGGGTCGGAATAGCGAATATTGTACTTTGTCCATTGATTCTACTATGGCAGATACTTTATTCCTTTTTTAATTATGGAGAG ATCATCAAGCGAGAGCCTGGAACTTTAGGTTCGAGAATGTGGTCTTTGTATGGTCGATTGTATCTTCGTCACTTCAATGAACTCGATCATGAATTGAACGCACGACTAAATCGTGCATACCGTCCAGCTTCAAAGTACATGAGTATATTTACATCCCCCGTTATGACCGTTATCGCGAAGAACGTTGTTTTCGTGGCTGGAAGTATATTAGTAGTTCTGTTAATATTGACCGTATACGACGAGGACGTGCTAACGGTGGAGCATGTGTTGACTACCATGACTATACTAGGTGCAATAGTAGCAGGAGCAAGGGCATTTATACCCGATGAAAATTTAGTTTGGTGTCCTGAGACTCTTTTAACCGCTGTCCTAGCGCATACACACTACAGACCGGACAGCTGGCGGGGCCATGCTCATACTCAATCCACGAGAGCGCAGGTGGCACAACTATTTCAGTATCGAGCAATTCATCTTTTAGAAGAATTAGTTTCTCCCTTACTCACACCGTACATTTTATGCTTCCATATGAGGCAACGAGCCTTAGATATCGTCGACTTTTATCGCAACTTTACGATCGAAGTCACAGGAGTAGGAGATGTTTGTAGCTTCGCGCAAATGGATGTACGAAAACATGGAAATCCAATGTGGCAAACGGTGACACAAAACACCATCGAAGATCGTAGTGCGGGATATGATAATCCATACGGCGTGGACCGGGAGAAACTTAATATTCCTATGTCGAATCAATACACGCAAGCGGAAGATGGAAAAACTGAATTGTCCCTTATACATTTTACTTTAACGAACCCTGACTGGAAACCACCGAGTCACGCTGAAAATTTTGTGATCGCGTTAAGGGAAAGAGCTAAGAAGGAAGTGCAGTGTATACACAGCGAGATCAATCCTCTCTCGTCGAGTTTAAATAGCTTGTCCGGTCTGGGACCTGGT TACAATGACATAGTATCGAACATTATTCGAAGTACAATGGTGATTCATCAAAGTATACCAAGTGCGAGCAACGTATTCGTGAATCAGCCCAGTACGTCGTCCGCTTCTGTCGTGATAGACGAATCGCTCAATGTCAAGTCGAATATTTTTCCGCACGCGATTCGTCGCGGCTTGAACAAAACAGAGGGTCCAATATACAATGAAAAAGGATTCCTTTATGGATTGCAACAAGGAATGTCGCATCAATCTCTAGGCACGTCGGTCTTTGAATCGATTCAACAATTGTCTGCAGAGTTATCTGCACCGGTGGAATTGAGTGCTGCCGATATATCTTTGTCTGCGTTGTACTTGCATGAGCTTCATCACAGACAA ATTCAGAGAAGGGGCTATGACGAAATGGCCACAAAAAGTATATGGCAGCGAAACCCCGTTCAGGAGCTTGCTACGCTTCCTGAAATTAGGCAAGAGAGAGCACCCTTGCTGTTACATCAGGATTCCTCTATAAGAAACAGTAAAGAATCGAAATATGATTTGAACGCTCATTTGAATAGCATCTGA
- the LOC143147482 gene encoding uncharacterized protein LOC143147482, with translation MNTHQGYRNSLADSMTGDATKYNLRCNRNISEKMTKKDFVYDIRPPIQNSRKLEEGKFPIVLPLQLRRKQSSDSKIPQYTVISEKSNYGAGGEVTSLSEQRPLGFKCNLCREQIATLLSLSTHVKFHRRRYCKYCYWILLENETMDEHIETAHRIDPGIITNV, from the exons ATGAACACTCACCAGGGCTACAGAAATTCATTAGCAGACTCGATGACGGGAGATGCGACAAAGTATAATCTACGATGCAATCGAAATATCAGCGAGAAGATGACAAAAAAGGATTTCGTATACGACATCCGTCCACCGATTCAGAATTCTAGGAAG TTGGAAGAAGGTAAATTCCCAATCGTGTTACCACTACAGCTGCGACGTAAGCAAAGTTCGGACTCGAAAATACCGCAGTACACCGTGATCTCGGAAAAGAGCAACTACGGCGCTGGCGGCGAGGTTACGAGC CTTTCAGAGCAACGACCATTGGGATTCAAGTGCAATTTATGTCGAGAGCAAATTGCCACTTTACTATCGTTATCGACACACGTCAAGTTCCATCGTCGAAGATATTGCAAGTACTGTTACTGGATACTactggagaacgaaacgatggACGAGCACATCGAAACCGCCCACCGAATCGATCCAGGTATTATAACAAACGTCTGA
- the Atg9 gene encoding autophagy-related protein 9 isoform X2, protein MTTVLDGSYQRMEPYDGEEEDGEDDDEHEETPQESGVIIHVVPEGNKARWNHIEDLDSFFTRMYHYHQKHGFACMMLQEMFELGQFIFVVTFSTFLFHCIDYSVLFKNKVTNSTSHKTSINDAILSTSECTASMNPITWICILVAANFWILRLIKVLYHFTQFWDIKQFFNTALKINDCDLDNLTWHEVQKRVREVQKEQEMCIHKRELTELDIYHRILRFKNYMVAMINKSLLPVRLKVPIIGEVIFMTRGLKYNMELLLFWGPWSPFENNWHLKGDYKKLNKRQELARTLSKHILWVGIANIVLCPLILLWQILYSFFNYGEIIKREPGTLGSRMWSLYGRLYLRHFNELDHELNARLNRAYRPASKYMSIFTSPVMTVIAKNVVFVAGSILVVLLILTVYDEDVLTVEHVLTTMTILGAIVAGARAFIPDENLVWCPETLLTAVLAHTHYRPDSWRGHAHTQSTRAQVAQLFQYRAIHLLEELVSPLLTPYILCFHMRQRALDIVDFYRNFTIEVTGVGDVCSFAQMDVRKHGNPMWQTVTQNTIEDRSAGYDNPYGVDREKLNIPMSNQYTQAEDGKTELSLIHFTLTNPDWKPPSHAENFVIALRERAKKEVQCIHSEINPLSSSLNSLSGLGPGYNDIVSNIIRSTMVIHQSIPSASNVFVNQPSTSSASVVIDESLNVKSNIFPHAIRRGLNKTEGPIYNEKGFLYGLQQGMSHQSLGTSVFESIQQLSAELSAPVELSAADISLSALYLHELHHRQIQRRGYDEMATKSIWQRNPVQELATLPEIRQERAPLLLHQDSSIRNSKESKYDLNAHLNSI, encoded by the exons ATGACAACGGTATTAGATGGCAGTTATCAACGTATGGAGCCGTACGATGGAGAGGAGGAAGATGGAGAAGATGACGACGAACACGAAGAAACACCTCAAGAGTCTGGCGTTATAATTCATGTAGTACCAGAAGGGAACAAAGCCAGATGGAATCACATAGAAGATCTGGATTCTTTTTTTACAAGAATGTACCATTATCACCAAAAGCATGGATTCGCGTGTATGATGttgcaagaaatgtttgaactaGGACAATTCATTTTTGTAGTTACATTTTCGACTTTTCTCTTTCATTGCATCGATTACTCCGTACTATTTAA gaATAAAGTAACCAATAGCACTTCGCACAAAACATCGATAAACGACGCCATATTGTCAACCAGCGAGTGCACAGCCTCTATGAATCCGATCACGTGGATTTGTATTTTAGTAGCCGCAAATTTTTGGATTTTACGTTTGATAAAAGTTTTATACCATTTCACGCAATTTTGGGATATAAAACAGTTTTTTAATACCGCTCTCAAAATCAACGATTGCGACTTGGATAATCTGACCTGGCACGAAGTTCAAAAGCGAGTCAGAGAAGTGCAGAAAGAACAAGAAATGTGTATTCATAAAAGGGAGCTTACCGAATTAGATATATACCATAGAATATTGAGATTTAAAAATTACATGGTGGCTATGATAAATAAATCCTTGCTGCCTGTACGGCTCAAAGTCCCTATTATAGGAGAAGTTATTTTCATGACAAGAGGACTAAAGTACAATATGGAATTGCTTTTATTTT GGGGGCCGTGGTCTCCGTTTGAAAACAATTGGCATCTCAAAGGAGATTACAAGAAGCTGAACAAAAGGCAGGAACTTGCAAGAACGCTGTCCAAACATATCTTGTGGGTCGGAATAGCGAATATTGTACTTTGTCCATTGATTCTACTATGGCAGATACTTTATTCCTTTTTTAATTATGGAGAG ATCATCAAGCGAGAGCCTGGAACTTTAGGTTCGAGAATGTGGTCTTTGTATGGTCGATTGTATCTTCGTCACTTCAATGAACTCGATCATGAATTGAACGCACGACTAAATCGTGCATACCGTCCAGCTTCAAAGTACATGAGTATATTTACATCCCCCGTTATGACCGTTATCGCGAAGAACGTTGTTTTCGTGGCTGGAAGTATATTAGTAGTTCTGTTAATATTGACCGTATACGACGAGGACGTGCTAACGGTGGAGCATGTGTTGACTACCATGACTATACTAGGTGCAATAGTAGCAGGAGCAAGGGCATTTATACCCGATGAAAATTTAGTTTGGTGTCCTGAGACTCTTTTAACCGCTGTCCTAGCGCATACACACTACAGACCGGACAGCTGGCGGGGCCATGCTCATACTCAATCCACGAGAGCGCAGGTGGCACAACTATTTCAGTATCGAGCAATTCATCTTTTAGAAGAATTAGTTTCTCCCTTACTCACACCGTACATTTTATGCTTCCATATGAGGCAACGAGCCTTAGATATCGTCGACTTTTATCGCAACTTTACGATCGAAGTCACAGGAGTAGGAGATGTTTGTAGCTTCGCGCAAATGGATGTACGAAAACATGGAAATCCAATGTGGCAAACGGTGACACAAAACACCATCGAAGATCGTAGTGCGGGATATGATAATCCATACGGCGTGGACCGGGAGAAACTTAATATTCCTATGTCGAATCAATACACGCAAGCGGAAGATGGAAAAACTGAATTGTCCCTTATACATTTTACTTTAACGAACCCTGACTGGAAACCACCGAGTCACGCTGAAAATTTTGTGATCGCGTTAAGGGAAAGAGCTAAGAAGGAAGTGCAGTGTATACACAGCGAGATCAATCCTCTCTCGTCGAGTTTAAATAGCTTGTCCGGTCTGGGACCTGGT TACAATGACATAGTATCGAACATTATTCGAAGTACAATGGTGATTCATCAAAGTATACCAAGTGCGAGCAACGTATTCGTGAATCAGCCCAGTACGTCGTCCGCTTCTGTCGTGATAGACGAATCGCTCAATGTCAAGTCGAATATTTTTCCGCACGCGATTCGTCGCGGCTTGAACAAAACAGAGGGTCCAATATACAATGAAAAAGGATTCCTTTATGGATTGCAACAAGGAATGTCGCATCAATCTCTAGGCACGTCGGTCTTTGAATCGATTCAACAATTGTCTGCAGAGTTATCTGCACCGGTGGAATTGAGTGCTGCCGATATATCTTTGTCTGCGTTGTACTTGCATGAGCTTCATCACAGACAA ATTCAGAGAAGGGGCTATGACGAAATGGCCACAAAAAGTATATGGCAGCGAAACCCCGTTCAGGAGCTTGCTACGCTTCCTGAAATTAGGCAAGAGAGAGCACCCTTGCTGTTACATCAGGATTCCTCTATAAGAAACAGTAAAGAATCGAAATATGATTTGAACGCTCATTTGAATAGCATCTGA